The Candidatus Roseilinea sp. sequence CGGCCTGCCGATTTACGGCGATCCGGCTAACCACGCAGCGCTGCTCAGCGCGGAGCGCATCAACGAGCTTCGCGCTTCCCTCGGGCTGACCGAAGCCACGCAATGGGACGGCTTCGACCCCGACTCACCGGAGGGGCGCCTATGCGCGGAACGCGGCCAATTCCTGCGCCTCAAGGAGCGCGCCCGCGACATCCCACCGACGCCGGTGCAGGCGGCGGACGTGCCGGATGAACTGAACGCCACCGCGATGCCCATCGTCTCGACGCAAGAGGCGTTCGGGCGCGCCATGATGCGCCTGGCCGATGTGCCTAAGGTCGGCGCGCGCATCGTCACCTCGTCGGCGGATGTGTCGGTCAGCACAAACTTGGGCGGATGGATCAACAAAGTCGGCACGTTCACCCTGCGCGAGGCCACCGACTACGAGGCCGGCCGCGCGCGCATCCTCAACTGGCAGCTCGGCAGCCAGGGGCAGCACATCGAGATGGGCATCGCCGAGATGAACCTGTTCTCGCTGATCGGGCAGATGGGCATGGCGCACGAACTCATGGGCCAGTTGCTCTTCCCCATCGGCACAGTCTATGACCCATTCGTCTGCCGCGGGCTGGACGCCATCATCTACGGCTTGTACTCAGGGGCAAAGTTCATCTTCGTCGCCACGCCCAGCGGCGTGACGCTGGCCCCAGAAGGAGGCGCGCACCAATCGTCGGTCACGCCCTCGCTCGGCATCGAGCTGCCCGAGTTGGACTACTACGAGCCGACCTTCGCCATCGAAGTGGAATGGGCGCTGTGCGAGGCGCTCAAGCAGTGCTGCGACCGGCAAGGTGGGCGCTCTTCATACTTGCGCCTGTCCACCAAGCCGATCGAACAAGCGTTGCTCGAGCCGGTGATGGCGCGACTAGGCAAGGACGAACTCCGGCGGCAATTCCTGGCCGGCGGCTACGTCGTCCACCGCTCCCCTGCTCCCCTTGACCCGCAGTCGGCGCTGCACATCGTCACCACCGGCGTGATGCTGCCCGAGGCGCTCGAAGCCGCACATTACCTCGAAAGCGAGGGCGTTGCGGTCAACCTGATTAACCTCACCAGCCCACGCCGCGCCTACGACGACTGGCACGCGGCGCAACAGCGCGGCGATGATGCGCATCACCTCGCAGCGCTCATCCCCGCCGACGCCCGGCGCGCGCCCATCCTCACCGTTCACGACGCCGCGCCGCATGCCCTGGCCTGGGTCGGCAGCGTCTTCGGCCAAAAGACCCGAGCGCTCGGCGTGAC is a genomic window containing:
- a CDS encoding 1-deoxy-D-xylulose-5-phosphate synthase, translating into MTIAPAVPTTTAVDSADAIRTLQNIERRLLWLSTLMIHHANNVRPNPDKTKVGGHQASAASSVSILTALYFHFLKPTDRVLVKPHAAPAFHAAMYLMGVLPRAYLTRLREFGGIQSYPSRTKDISPVDFSGGSMGLGPVAPTFAALVQKYAEAHFGHTTANRFIAISGDAELDEGNIWEALIEEELQRLPNTIWIVDLNRQSLDRITPGVRAAKLKKLFADCEWRVLEAKYGHDLQAVFACPGGEALRQCIDDMSNEEYQHLIRSDGATVREALARRRYGQDILRCLRDVSDAQLPALLGNLGGHDLRLLIDQLHEAERTTDRPSVIFAYTIKGYGLPIYGDPANHAALLSAERINELRASLGLTEATQWDGFDPDSPEGRLCAERGQFLRLKERARDIPPTPVQAADVPDELNATAMPIVSTQEAFGRAMMRLADVPKVGARIVTSSADVSVSTNLGGWINKVGTFTLREATDYEAGRARILNWQLGSQGQHIEMGIAEMNLFSLIGQMGMAHELMGQLLFPIGTVYDPFVCRGLDAIIYGLYSGAKFIFVATPSGVTLAPEGGAHQSSVTPSLGIELPELDYYEPTFAIEVEWALCEALKQCCDRQGGRSSYLRLSTKPIEQALLEPVMARLGKDELRRQFLAGGYVVHRSPAPLDPQSALHIVTTGVMLPEALEAAHYLESEGVAVNLINLTSPRRAYDDWHAAQQRGDDAHHLAALIPADARRAPILTVHDAAPHALAWVGSVFGQKTRALGVTKFGQSGYRADLYRHFHIDAESIIRHGFALVDESLRS